From a single Anabas testudineus chromosome 5, fAnaTes1.2, whole genome shotgun sequence genomic region:
- the rbl1 gene encoding retinoblastoma-like protein 1, translating into MRGEESSDSESGRMEESSIRRSLETLCQELNMDEQTAGEAMENFTAIWNTYTLEGEVLHWLACSLYAACRKGSTPTVGKGLMEGNCVSLTRILRYSKLSLIQFFSKMRKWVDMSNLPQDFRLRMERLERNFEVSTVIFRKFEPIFMDMFQNPQGGEPPRQPRSRKHRRLPCHISDLFKFCWTLFVYTKGNFRMIGDDLVNSYHLLLCCLDLVFGNALLCANRKDLINPAFRGLPAVYHADGHISPDEPPPCVLERLCEFHDGLVVEAKGIKQHYFKPYIQKLFQRQILKGHEEHLTEMLDPQNFIDNNKAINREYEEYVLTVGDFDERVFLGADADEEIGTPRKIVQEPSAGQTSAQNQLQQHVEKSGSLAPSTPLTGRVYLKEKDLLVTPVSSATQSVSRLQTMVTRLRAAPSDQLMQIFKSCSRDPTESVLARVKTLGQTFKEHYTKDSVDTPGSHIDFAENRLKLAEVLYYKVLENVMVQETKRLQGKDMSVLLEQDIFHCSLMACCLEVVLFSYSSQRTFPWIINVFKLTPFYFFKVIEVFIRSEEGLSRDMVKHLNLIEEQVLESRAWTADSAMWSALQAAGNKVPTVEEVNFSSCLDTGSGSGSSSGPSHLPLVALSPIIHPRIREFRSGLGSARKEVPPSPLSVHDRYSSPAAGSAKRRLFGDDPPGQTSGLSSSMSPVSSPAKRLTFGSCSTLKIGGQSTHTTVLSVPLQGVSNDRTITLIPVQPYDSSGAVSAQFLLTASPSRPAPTAPTTSDSQTGNGRPRRTGSLALFFRKVYHLASVRLRDLCARLDISSELRGKIWTCFEHCLVQCTDLMKDRHLDQLLLCSIYIISKITKETHSFQDIMKCYRNQPQASSHVYRSVLLRHTPREPVADENMEVDPVSGGESAEKTNLLSGDTNSDQSVEEERGDLIQFYNTIFVLRMKSFALRYATHDNRADAPPLSPFPSVRAQPLSPRRISQRHSLYVSPHKNSTGCLTPNSYTYRINSSPSKELSDINRMIRQGCVSRKRAFTMEGDVLMSSACDSPSKRACPENGNSPDVLLKRLQDVVSERQSH; encoded by the exons ATGCGGGGCGAAGAGTCGTCGGATTCCGAGTCgggaaggatggaggagagTTCAATCCGGAGGAGTTTGGAGACGTTGTGTCAGGAGTTGAACATGGACGAACAGACAGCGGGTGAAGCCATGGAGAACTTCACGGCCATATGGAACACGTACACCCTGGAG GGAGAGGTGCTCCACTGGCTGGCCTGTTCTCTGTATGCAGCCTGCAGGAAGGGATCCACTCCAACAGTGGGTAAAGGGCTGATGGAGGGaaactgtgtctctctcaccAGGATCCTTCGCTACTCCAAACTCAG TCTGATCCAGTTCTTCTCTAAGATGAGAAAGTGGGTCGACATGTCCAACCTGCCTCAGGACTTCAGGCTGCGCATGGAGCGGCTGGAGCGAAACTTCGAGGTTTCCACAGTGATCTTCCGCAAGTTTGAGCCCATCTTCATGGACATGTTTCAGAATCCACAGGGAGGCGAGCCGCCGCGGCAGCCGCGCAGCAGGAAGCACAg GCGCCTGCCCTGTCACATCAGCGATTTGTTCAAGTTCTGCTGGACCCTGTTTGTCTACACCAAAG GTAACTTCCGTATGATCGGTGATGACCTGGTGAACTCGTACcacctgctgctctgctgtctgGACCTGGTGTTTGGCAACGCTCTGCTGTGTGCCAACAGGAAGGACCTCATCAACCCAGCGtttagag gTCTTCCTGCTGTGTACCACGCTGATGGTCACATTTCACCTGATGAGCCTCCTCCATGTGTGTTGGAGAGGCTGTGTGAGTTCCATGATGGGCTGGTGGTGGAGGCTAAAGGCATCAAACAGCATTACTTCAAACCCTACATACAGAAACTGTTCCAGAGACAG ATTCTGAAAGGCCATGAGGAGCACTTGACAGAAATGTTAGATCCTCAGAACTTCATTGATAACAA TAAAGCCATAAACAGGGAGTATGAGGAGTATGTGCTGACAGTGGGAGACTTTGATGAACGAGTGTTTCTGGGAGCAGATGCCGATGAGGAAATTGGGACTCCGAGGAAGATCGTTCAAGAACCTTCTGCCGGTCAGACGAGTGCTCAGaaccagctgcagcaacatgtaGAGAAG TCTGGCTCTCTGGCTCCCTCCACCCCACTGACGGGACGAGTGTACCTGAAGGAGAAGGACCTGCTCGTCACTCCTGTGTCCTCGGCGACACAGAGCGTCAGCCGGCTGCAGACCATGGTGACCAGGCTGCGGGCAGCCCCCAGCGACCAGCTGATGCAGATTTTCAA GTCGTGTTCCAGAGATCCCACAGAGTCCGTACTGGCCAGAGTAAAGACACTGGGACAAACTTTCAAAGAACATTACACCAAGGACTCAGTGGACACACCTGGCTCTCATATAG ATTTTGCAGAGAACCGTCTGAAGCTGGCTGAGGTTCTCTACTACAAGGTCCTAGAGAACGTCATGGTTCAGGAGACCAAACGGCTGCAGGGCAAAGACATGAGT gTGTTGCTGGAGCAGGATATCTTCCACTGTTCCCTGATGGCCTGCTGTCTGGAGGTGGTGTTGTTCTCCTACAGCTCCCAGAGGACTTTCCCCTGGATCATCAACGTCTTCAAACTGACCCCTTTCTACTTCTTTAAG GTGATCGAGGTGTTTATCCGCTCAGAGGAAGGTCTCTCCAGAGACATGGTGAAACATCTGAACCTGATCGAGGAGCAGGTCCTGGAGAGCAGAGCGTGGACTGCAGACTCTGCCATGTGGAGCGCCCTGCAGGCTGCTGGGAACAAAGTCCCCACAGTGGAGGAG gTGAATTTTTCCTCCTGTCTCGACACAGGTTCTGGTTCAGGGTCCTCTAGTGGTCCGTCACATCTACCATTGGTCGCCCTCTCCCCCATCATTCACCCTCGCATCAGAGAGTTCAGATCAGGTCTCGGCAGTGCTCGCAAAG AGGTGCCTCCTTCTCCGCTGTCGGTCCACGACAGGTACAGCTCCCCAGCTGCTGGCAGCGCTAAACGGCGTCTCTTCGGGGACGACCCCCCAGGCCAGACTTCAGGACTGAGTTCTAGTATGAGTCCAGTGTCGTCTCCAGCCAAGCGGCTGACGTTTGGCTCGTGCAGCACCCTGAAGATCGGAGGCCAGAGTACACACACAACCGTCCTGAGTGTGCCGCTGCAAG GTGTGAGTAACGACCGGACTATCACACTGATCCCAGTTCAGCCGTATGACTCCTCCGGTGCAGTCAGTGCTCAGTTCCTGCTGACCGCCTCTCCGAGCCGCCCCGCCCCCACTGCACCCACCACCTCCGACAGCCAGACAGGAAACGGCCGTCCGCGACGCACCGGATCACTTGCTCTGTTCTTCAGAAAG gtgtaCCACCTGGCCAGTGTACGTCTGAGGGACTTGTGTGCGAGATTGGACATCTCCTCTGAGCTGCGAGGGAAAATCTGGACGTGTTTTGAACACTGTCTGGTTCAGTGTACAGATCTGATGAAGGACAGACACCTcgaccagctgctgctctgcagcaTTTACATTATATCAAAA ATCACCAAAGAGACTCACAGCTTCCAGGACATAATGAAGTGTTATCGCAATCAACCACAGGCCAGCAGCCAC gTGTACCGCAGCGTTTTACTGCGTCACACTCCCAGAGAACCGGTGGCTGATGAGAACATGGAGGTTGATCCTGTTTCAGGCGGCGAAT ctgcagagaaaaccaaTCTGCTCTCAGGAGACACAAACTCGGACCAATCGGTGGAGGAGGAGCGCGGTGACCTCATCCAGTTTTACAACACCATCTTCGTCCTGAGGATGAAGAGCTTCGCACTGCGATACGCCACACATGATAACCGG GCCGAcgctcctcctctctccccgTTCCCGTCGGTTCGGGctcagcctctctctcctcGTCGGATCTCTCAGAGACATTCACTGTACGTCTCCCCTCACAAGAACTCCACAGGCTGCCTGACGCCAAACTCCTACACCTACAGGATCAACAGCAGCCCGTCCAAG GAGTTATCAGACATCAACCGGATGATCAGACAAGGCTGTGTGAGCAGGAAACGGGCCTTCACCATGGAGGGGGATGTGCTGATGTCCTCTGCGTGTGACTCCCCCAGCAAGAGAGCGTGTCCAGAGAATGGCAACAGTCCAGATGTGCTGCTCAAGCGTCTCCAGGACGTTGTGTCCGAACGGCAGAGTCACTGA